In Aeromicrobium sp. A1-2, the DNA window GGGAACAGCCCCGGTGGAATCGACAGGTAGAACGCGTGGTTGCCACCTGTGCCCTGCTGCTCGTCGAGCTCGGCCATGGTCTGTCCGAGCCGCTCCCAGGCTGCGTCGTCGTCGAACTCGCCCGGTACGAACCGGATGCCTGCGGCCAGCTGCTTCCAGACCGTCTCACTCCACGACGTACGTGCGCCGTCCTTGGCCGCCTGCTTGATCATGCTGGCGAACTCGGTCGTGCCGAAGTCGTGCCGCGCGAAGCCGACCAGCGCGAAGCCGGGCGGCAGCAGGCCACGATTGGCCAGGTCGTAGATCGCAGGGACGAGCTTCTTCTTGGCCAGGTCGCCGGTCACACCGAACAGGATCAGGCTGCACGGCCCGGCGATGCGGGGGAGTCGGCGGTCCTTCGGATCTCTCAGCGGGTTGTCGGTCAGGCTCATCGGCCGGTCCCCAGAACCGCGCGCAGGGTCTCCAGACCACGCGGGACGTCACACAGGTGCAGACGCAGCACGGGACGGCCGTGCTCCCTCAGCACGGCGGCGTCGCCGGCGGCCTGGGAGTCGATGAACGATCCGAAGGTGAAGTCGCGACCCGGAACGACAAGGTCCTCGGCGGGGTCGCCGGTGATCTGCAGGAAGACACCATTGGGCGTGCCGCCCTTGTGGTACTGCCCGGTCGAGTGAAGGAATCGGGGCGCCCATCCGAACGTCACAGGGCGTCCGACGCGCTCGGCGAGCGTTTCACGGACGGCGGCGAAGTCTGCGTGTGCAACCCGGTCCAGGTAGACCTGCACCGCGAGGTAGCCGTGCTGGAGGTCGATCTGATCGAGGAGGGATCGCACGGCACCGTCGACCGTGGTTCCTTCGCCGAAGATGTCGATGCCGTCATCGGTCGCGTCCGCTGCCGGCGGCTCACCGCCACCGGAAAGCAGCTCGCGGGCCGCAGCCTTCGCGCTCTCGACATCGGGCTGGTCGAACGGGTTGATCCCGATGATGCGACCGGCGACCACGACGGCGACCTCCCACAGCAGCATCTGGGCGCCGAGATCGGACTCGATTGCCGCGGCGTAGCCTGACTGGGCCTCGGGCGCGCTGTCGCCGCCGACCGAGACCAGGATCGAGTCGGCCGTGCTGGGGTTGAAGTTGACCGCGTTCTCGAATGGCACGACGACCGGCAGGACACCCCGGCCGTGCTTGCCGGTCGACTCCGCGACGAGCTGCTCGATCCAGTCGCCGACGCCGTGCCGGGTCTGGTCGACGATCACGAGCTTGTCGACCTGGTGCCGATTGGCTGCGCCCATCAGGACGCCGAGCCGCAGGGCCGGGTTGTCGGGATCGTCGGCGAAGAGCGCCGCCGAGGCGGCTTCCGCAGAGTCCAGCAGAGCGCCGATGTCAGCACCCGCGAGGCCACTGGGCACCAGGCCGAAGGCCGTCAGCGCCGAGTAGCGGCCGCCGACGTGGGCATCGGCTCGGAAGACCCGGTAACCGGCTCCAGCCGCTTCCTCGTCCAGCGGTGAGCCCGGGTCCGTGACCACGACGATGCGGCCGGCGGGATCGATCCCGGCGTCCCTGAACGCCTGCTCGTACGCCCGACGCTGGCTGTCGGTCTCGACTGTGCCTCCGGACTTGCTGGAGACCACGACGACCGTGCGGTCGAGCTGGTCGGTGATCGCCGAGCGGACCATGTCGGGCTGCGAGGAGTCCAGGACGGTCAGTGGGACGCCGGCGTGGTCGCAGATGACCTCAGGAGCAAGCGACGAACCGCCCATGCCGCACAGGACGACGTGATCGAGGCCCTGCGCCGCGAGCTGCTCCCGCAGCTCGGCGATCTCGGCCACGAGGG includes these proteins:
- a CDS encoding glucose-6-phosphate isomerase; the protein is MIALALNIPDQNEFDSLLQDAIQDRVASRIAAQDPTLWGPAAEPEASVRLSWTQLATASRPLVAEIAELREQLAAQGLDHVVLCGMGGSSLAPEVICDHAGVPLTVLDSSQPDMVRSAITDQLDRTVVVVSSKSGGTVETDSQRRAYEQAFRDAGIDPAGRIVVVTDPGSPLDEEAAGAGYRVFRADAHVGGRYSALTAFGLVPSGLAGADIGALLDSAEAASAALFADDPDNPALRLGVLMGAANRHQVDKLVIVDQTRHGVGDWIEQLVAESTGKHGRGVLPVVVPFENAVNFNPSTADSILVSVGGDSAPEAQSGYAAAIESDLGAQMLLWEVAVVVAGRIIGINPFDQPDVESAKAAARELLSGGGEPPAADATDDGIDIFGEGTTVDGAVRSLLDQIDLQHGYLAVQVYLDRVAHADFAAVRETLAERVGRPVTFGWAPRFLHSTGQYHKGGTPNGVFLQITGDPAEDLVVPGRDFTFGSFIDSQAAGDAAVLREHGRPVLRLHLCDVPRGLETLRAVLGTGR